The nucleotide window TTGAAAACTTGATGAGATAAAGGAAAaggattaaaaatatttcgaagtACCGAATACATTCCGAAACAGCTCATTATTATAGTGTATGATGTGACCACAAGTTACAGTATTATGTATAGGAATACAAGTTGGACAATAATAGGACAATAATAAGCTGAACTCTATTTTATTTAGGTACCCTGAGTGCTTTTGAATAGAAGAGTAGCAATTCCATTCAAACATTCCGGAATACTTCGCAATTATGTACTTCAACGACATAGTACAATCATCTCTCTTTCGCTTTTTCTTACTTTTCCTCATTTTCTTTTGCATATGTTTGCAATTCTTCTGTTGTTTCTTTCACTATAcgtctctttttctttttttttattttgctgtCATCCACAACATCTTGGATATTAGCTCCTATAGTTGCGTCTTCAAATGGAACCTCTAATAAAGTTTCATATGATTCGGAACGtctcttctttttcttttggaGACTTTCCTCTGAAACAATGTTGACATGTTCAGATAACTTTTGGCTGAACCGATTTTTCTTATTCTTTTTCTGTCCATCTGACATCTCCTCTAGCAGTTCTACAGGTTCCATGCCCAGCTTCaccgtttttttatttttctttttattctgTGTTCTGAAATCATCAGTTCTCTCCCCTTCACTAGTCCCATTctcatttttatcttttgacGCAAGGTCTGGAGTATTGAGTTTACGTTTTTTATCCCTTTTGGCTTTCTTTTGCTCCATCTGCTTCTCATAATTCGAGGTTCTATCattataaaattcattaaactCTCCATCTTTCAATCTCTCAAATACAGCAAGGAAAAACCCATTGGACAAATCCTCATTTGGCTTGGCATATAGGCAATACTCGCCGATTTTCCCGAAATCAGAAGACCCAAAATTACACCATTGATTGTCCAAAAACTTCCCTGCCGTAACCAATTTAAAGTTGTTGTTGGTCTCTAATACCTGCCTCACAACATCTTCATTTTCTTCTGGGTATAAAGAGCAGGTCGAGTAAACTATTCGCTGGGCATTAGGGTATCTCGATAGGGCCGCACGtaagatttttatttggaaaccCGCTAATTTTTGAAGCCTGAAACTATCTTTGATGAGGTTGTGATCTAAACGATCAGTCAtacctaaaagaaaaaatatctataacaATCCTATCTACTATTCGCCTTGGTTCATGAgactattaaatttattcataatgcttaactgaaaaaattttgtttacctGATCCTGAGCAACTTGGATCTACCAAAATGTACTGAACGTTTGGCAAGTCTGACTCACCCAATCGAAGGACGTcctgatttattaaattaacacaTGTAGCACCTAAAAATTCGACATAATGAacataactaaaaaaatgtgccCTGTAACCcggaatagaaaaaatatgtagttGGAAACAGgacaaaaaattatagtgAAATTTGCTGCAGTATAACTTCTACTTAAATACCTGTTACCCACCTGATTTTTCTACTATTCTTTTCAAAGTGAGAAAACGCTGAGGATCTTGTTCTACTGCATAAACCGTTCCACTGTTTTGCATAACTGTTGCTACTTGGGTTGTTTTCATACCTGGAGCGGCACACATATCGAGAACAACGCTTCCAGGTGGAGGAGACAAAATATGAACAGGAAGACAACTGgcctaaatataaaaatacgaTTGTACTTAGCTAGCCTTCTTCTAAGGCTTTGATAATGAAAGAATTCCTTCCTGGGAATAGGACTTACCTTATCTTGCAGAACAATAGCACCCTTTTTATAGCCTGGATGGTTATAAAACTCCGTGCCACATGGAAACACCAGCAAATCAGGGATATGCATATCTCTCAAAAAACAACTTTCTTCGAGATGATAGATTTTCTCCAAAAAATCTGTATATGATTGGTCCTTTTTTGATGCTAGCAACATCCAGCCTTCTTCTTCAAAAAGATTTAAGGCCTCATTAAAGGGATTGATAAGCGTGTTTATACGCACATACCGCGGCTTAGTTTGGCCTTTTGTGAGAGctagaaaaatcattttgctGAATAATAGCAGGAATGCCTTAACCATGTAGTCGAAATGTACGATTGCCAAGAATGAAGTCAAATTTCTCCAAAATatagcaaagaaaaaaaattcccattATTACCTCCAACAAATAAAACAGcctgtatattatacaatcttttgaattttttatacattaagattaatttaccataaaaatccTGACATTCATCTTAGTTTCCAAATAATACATAAGAGTAAATATACGCACATTTccaatgttttttaataggaCTTTTTGACACATGATATACAATGCAGTACACACGTACCAGCCAAACGGAACAATCCCTTAACGCATTATTCTATAGCTaccttaaataaaattggtgCTTTGATCAAAACAAACGCTTTCACCTTTCCGTCAAGGATGAAGAGGGATTTCTCAACAACATACGAAAGATTATGTAATCCCTCTGTCTATTCAAATAACAATACACAAACAGtcctttcaaaaaatatagtgCATTTCTtgatttatataataaattatttctgttCAATCcttaaaaatgtgaattaaaAGTTCTATCGAAATTGTAACGTTTTTTAACCCTATATTACCTCccacattattattattttacaaatttaaaagtaaatccTCCAccaaaaacattcaattttttttatattccaGCTGTTCTTTAGAACTCGGCTGATCTTCATCAATAATATTACCTTCACTATCGTACTCTGGTTCCTTATAAGctatataacaataaataccaattattatatttacacTCACAACAGATACAAATACTGCTATAGAGTTAGCATTGAATGGTTCTAGATGAAAATACTCTATTAGATAATATTTAGTtgcaaaaaatacaagaaatgGAATTGTAAACATGAGAAAACTAAAGAACAGAAGTAGAGCTATAGCCCTGGCAGCCTGGCGTGATTGTTGAGGCAACCAATTATCTGCTTGTACGATTGGTTGTCTCACATTATACTCAAAGTCATCATCTTCACCCCCATGTCGTCTTGGAGTAAGGACTTGCTTTTCTTCTTCCATTATATCAAAACTACAAAGATTAAATGATCATATTTACCTGAGGAGCTCTCCACAGAAGTGTCACTGAGGTGTGCATGAAAAGCTTGTTCATATGCTAGTACAGTTAGTATAGGTTTTGCATCACTTATAGGCAACTGCTTTTTACCCCACAACAATTCTGATATTAACACTCTGGCTAACCAGGGATTTAGGCGACTTTCTTTCTCTAACAAATGGGTTCGTTTAAGTAACAGATCAAgttcttttgatttctttaaCGTGGTGGCCACTAAGGCATAAAGAGCTTTTGtgttctagaaaaaaaattgtcaaaaatagaTCAGAAATATTTATGGATCATAGTAAATGGCTTGCAGAACCCCATGAGATTTTTGCATAATCAATAAGACTTACAAAGTGGGTTTTTTCATAAACTAATTGTTTAATGCTGCCGGCACCCTCAGCAACCCTCTGGGATATTTTAGCAGTCTCTTTATAAAGTCTAGGGACTTTAATAGAATGGTTGAAACCATTCTCCTTGCTCATTGTTTACCTG belongs to Euwallacea similis isolate ESF13 chromosome 7, ESF131.1, whole genome shotgun sequence and includes:
- the Nsun5 gene encoding 28S rRNA (cytosine-C(5))-methyltransferase, whose translation is MSKENGFNHSIKVPRLYKETAKISQRVAEGAGSIKQLVYEKTHFNTKALYALVATTLKKSKELDLLLKRTHLLEKESRLNPWLARVLISELLWGKKQLPISDAKPILTVLAYEQAFHAHLSDTSVESSSALTKGQTKPRYVRINTLINPFNEALNLFEEEGWMLLASKKDQSYTDFLEKIYHLEESCFLRDMHIPDLLVFPCGTEFYNHPGYKKGAIVLQDKASCLPVHILSPPPGSVVLDMCAAPGMKTTQVATVMQNSGTVYAVEQDPQRFLTLKRIVEKSGATCVNLINQDVLRLGESDLPNVQYILVDPSCSGSGMTDRLDHNLIKDSFRLQKLAGFQIKILRAALSRYPNAQRIVYSTCSLYPEENEDVVRQVLETNNNFKLVTAGKFLDNQWCNFGSSDFGKIGEYCLYAKPNEDLSNGFFLAVFERLKDGEFNEFYNDRTSNYEKQMEQKKAKRDKKRKLNTPDLASKDKNENGTSEGERTDDFRTQNKKKNKKTVKLGMEPVELLEEMSDGQKKNKKNRFSQKLSEHVNIVSEESLQKKKKRRSESYETLLEVPFEDATIGANIQDVVDDSKIKKKKKRRIVKETTEELQTYAKENEEK